In the Hordeum vulgare subsp. vulgare chromosome 7H, MorexV3_pseudomolecules_assembly, whole genome shotgun sequence genome, one interval contains:
- the LOC123411538 gene encoding cytochrome P450 93A3-like has product MEMALAARDLFTPAGTSVPLLLLVAGLTAVLYAVTRHRSGGLRLPPSPFGLPILGHLHLLVPLPHQALHRLAERHGPLLYLRLGSVPCIAACSPDAAREVLKTHEAAFLDRPKPTAVHRLTYGGQDFSFSAYGPFWRFMKKACVHELLAGRTLDRLSHVRREEVARLVDSLGQSAAEGKLVDVDAALMGLTGDIVSRMVMSRRWTGDDNDTEEMRSVVAETAELTGTFNLQDYIGAFKNWDVQGLGKRIDAVHRKFDAMMERILTARDVKRRQQREDGGEGEGKDILDILFDMHEDDDAEMTLTRDNIKAFMLDIFAAGTDTTTITVEWAISELINNPDVLRKAQEEMDAVVGKDRLADESDIPNLPYLQAVAKETLRLHPTGPLVVRRSLEQCKVSGYDVPAGATVFVNVWAIGRDPSCWPEPLEFRPERFLEGGTNAGTDVRGQHFHMLPFGSGRRICPGASLAMLVVQAALAAMVQCFEWRPAGGADKVDMEEGPGLTLPRKHPLVCAVAPRIHPLPLA; this is encoded by the exons ATGGAGATGGCGCTGGCAGCACGGGACCTGTTCACTCCCGCCGGCACCAGCGTACCGCTCCTTCTGCTCGTCGCCGGCCTCACCGCCGTCCTGTACGCCGTGACCCGCCACAGGAGCGGCGGGCTGCGCCTCCCGCCCAGCCCATTCGGCCTGCCCATCCTcggccacctccacctcctcgtgCCGCTGCCGCACCAGGCGCTGCACCGCCTGGCCGAGCGCCACGGCCCGCTCCTCTACCTCCGTCTCGGCTCCGTGCCCTGCATCGCCGCCTGCTCCCCGGACGCCGCCCGCGAGGTGCTCAAGACCCACGAGGCCGCGTTCCTGGACCGCCCCAAGCCGACGGCGGTGCACCGCCTCACCTACGGCGGCCAGGACTTCTCCTTCTCCGCGTACGGGCCCTTCTGGCGCTTCATGAAGAAGGCGTGCGTGCACGAGCTCCTCGCGGGCCGCACCCTCGACCGCCTCAGCCACGTCCGCCGAGAGGAGGTGGCGCGCCTCGTGGACTCCCTCGGGCAGAGCGCCGCGGAGGGCAAGCTCGTGGACGTGGACGCCGCGCTCATGGGCCTCACCGGAGACATCGTCTCGCGGATGGTGATGAGCCGGCGGTGGACCGGCGACGACAACGACACCGAGGAGATGCGGAGCGTGGTCGCCGAGACGGCCGAGCTCACGGGCACGTTCAACCTGCAGGACTACATCGGCGCGTTCAAGAACTGGGACGTGCAGGGCCTCGGCAAGCGCATCGACGCCGTGCACCGCAAGTTCGACGCCATGATGGAGAGGATACTCACGGCAAGGGACGTCAAGCGGCGGCAGCAACGGGAGGACGGCGGTGAGGGGGAGGGGaaggacattcttgacatacTGTTCGATATGCACGAAGACGACGACGCCGAGATGACGCTCACCAGAGACAACATCAAGGCTTTCATGCTG GACATCTTCGCGGCGGGGACGGACACGACGACGATCACGGTGGAGTGGGCTATTTCGGAGCTGATCAACAACCCAGACGTCCTCCGGAAGGCCCAGGAGGAGATGGACGCGGTGGTGGGCAAGGACCGGCTGGCCGACGAGTCGGACATCCCAAACCTGCCGTACCTGCAGGCCGTGGCCAAGGAGACGCTGCGGCTCCACCCGACGGGCCCGCTGGTGGTGCGGCGGTCCCTGGAGCAGTGCAAGGTGAGCGGGTACGACGTGCCGGCCGGGGCGACGGTGTTCGTGAACGTGTGGGCCATCGGGCGCGACCCGTCGTGCTGGCCGGAACCGCTGGAGTTCCGGCCGGAGAGGTTCCTGGAGGGGGGCACCAACGCCGGGACGGACGTGCGCGGGCAGCACTTCCACATGCTGCCTTTCGGGTCCGGGCGGAGGATCTGCCCCGGCGCGTCGCTGGCCATGCTGGTGGTGCAGGCGGCGCTGGCCGCCATGGTGCAGTGCTTCGAGTGGCGGCCCGCGGGCGGCGCGGACAAGGTGGACATGGAGGAGGGGCCCGGGCTGACGCTGCCGCGGAAGCACCCGCTCGTCTGCGCCGTCGCGCCAAGGATCCACCCGCTGCCGCTCGCCTGA